The nucleotide sequence CAACCCGACCGGCCCCGCCCCGGCGATGATCACCGGGATATGTTTGACCTCACCCGTTACCAACTCCGGCGGAGCAACGAACGGGTAGGTTTTCATTTTCCGATCCCCTCAAGCGACAGCCACATATCCTTGTCGCGCTCGGCGGTCCAGATGCGCGGATCGCGGATGCCGTTTGCTTCGTCATAGGCGCGGGTGACGTCGAACGGCAGGCAGTGATCGAAAATGACCCACTGGCCGTAAGTCGGTTTGAGCGCGTCATAGGTGTCGCGGTAAACGGCATTCAAATCCTTGCCCGCCGCCACGCCAGCCTTCACCGCATTGAACATGTCGCTGACAAAGGCGCGGGTGCCGCGAATGGCCTCGGCCACGGTCGCGGGGGTGGTGAGCGCGTCGCCGCGTCCGGGCACGAGCTTTTCGGGCTTCAAGGCTTCGATATTATCCAGCGTCTGCGGCCAGTCGGTGAGGTAGGCATCGCCGGTATAAGGCGTTGCGCCATATTCCACGAGATCGCCGCTGAACAAGACCTTTTCATTCGGCAGCCAGGCCACGGTGTCGCCCTTGGTATGCCCGCGCCCAAGCTGCATGAGCTTGACCTCGGTCTTGCCCATGAAGATCGACATTTCACCTGAAAAGGTAATAGTCGGCCAGGTCAGACCGGGCACGCTTTCGGCGTCATTGAAAAGCCGCGGGAAACGGTCATGTTCCGATTTCCAGTCCTGTGCTCCGCGCTCGACAATCAGGTCATAGGTGTCGCGGCTGGCGATGATCTGCTCAGCCCCATAAGCGCTCGCGCCAAGAACACGCACAGCATGGTAATGAGTCAGCACCACATATTTGATCGGCTTATCCGTGACCGTGCGAATTTTCGCAATCACGTCCTGAGCCATGGTCGGCGTCGCTTGGGTATCGAGCACCATCACGCCATCGTCCCCGATGATCACCCCGGTATTCGGGTCCCCCTCGGCAGTATAGGCATAGGCATTATCCGCAAGCCTGGTGAAGCTCACGGTCTTTTCCTCAAGATCGGCTTGAGAGGCGAATTTTTTGGTCATGATCGGGGCCTCCGGACTGTTATGCGGTCATTGGACATGAGCATGACATCTCGGTGGGCCGTTGTCTGTCCCCGTTAATGGGGACAGAAAGACTGGATCCTGTCGCTGCGCTCAGGATGACGGGAATTGGGAGTCTAATCTGTGATGCAGCCAATGTGCCGTGGTGGCAGCCAGTCTTACTAATCAGCCTTACTATTCTGTCTTACTATTCTGTCTAGTCTGTCATTGCCGGGCTTGACCCGGTAATCCATGGTCCAATCAGCAAGAAAGCAGCCAGATGGATTGCCGGGTCAAGCCGGGAAATGACAGTATCTTTATATACTCACTGCTCATCCTGAGCGTCCGCGAAGGATCTCCCTTCCCGGAAAACTCAGAATGACATGACGTCCTCAGGTCTTCCGGATCGAAGTTTTCTGACTGCCCGAACCATGTTCAAGCCTCGATATGCTGGGCGGCTGTGTCATAGGCCCGGCGAAATTCCAACGGGCTAGATATATTGAGAATTGGAGCATGGGTTGCTCCCGAACCCACAACGATGATGCTTCCATAGTTCAGCATGCGTCCGAAAATGCCCTGATTGACACGTAAGGACTCGATTTTTTTGAAATTGATCTCAATGGTGTTTCTGGAAAAAATGCCAAATTTCGCGATGACCCGTTTGTTGGTAATAACAAGTTCCGTGCTATAACGCATAAGAAATGGCCAGCAGATCAATAATATAACAATGAGCAAACAGGCTATATTCTTCAGAGCTGGTAATATAAGTAAGGCAGCAAGGACGAAATTTAACCAATATTTTACTAAAGAAAGTCTCCCTTGATAGAAAACTTCTTCGCCTTTCGATAAAACGCTCTCGACATAGCTAGCCATGGGAACCCCCTTTTTCTATAAAAATAACCCCACAGTATAATATGATATATCAATTAAATAATGAACGATAAAGTCGTCATAACTCTTTTTAATTGAGGATCGTGCGTATGCCGGCAATTGCTGCAGGAGCCAAAACGGGTCGGGCATCGGCCATACCTCCCCTCACCCCCGCTTCGCCGCCCCAAACAAAGCGAAAACAATTCACTCTGCCCCGTGATCCCCAAATCCAATGCAATGGCTTCTGACGAAAGTCCAAGCAAGACCCGCGCGCAGATTTCGCGTTCGTGGTTGGTGAGTTTATTGAATGGGAGACAGTGATCAAAAA is from Govania unica and encodes:
- a CDS encoding MBL fold metallo-hydrolase gives rise to the protein MTKKFASQADLEEKTVSFTRLADNAYAYTAEGDPNTGVIIGDDGVMVLDTQATPTMAQDVIAKIRTVTDKPIKYVVLTHYHAVRVLGASAYGAEQIIASRDTYDLIVERGAQDWKSEHDRFPRLFNDAESVPGLTWPTITFSGEMSIFMGKTEVKLMQLGRGHTKGDTVAWLPNEKVLFSGDLVEYGATPYTGDAYLTDWPQTLDNIEALKPEKLVPGRGDALTTPATVAEAIRGTRAFVSDMFNAVKAGVAAGKDLNAVYRDTYDALKPTYGQWVIFDHCLPFDVTRAYDEANGIRDPRIWTAERDKDMWLSLEGIGK
- a CDS encoding PH domain-containing protein yields the protein MASYVESVLSKGEEVFYQGRLSLVKYWLNFVLAALLILPALKNIACLLIVILLICWPFLMRYSTELVITNKRVIAKFGIFSRNTIEINFKKIESLRVNQGIFGRMLNYGSIIVVGSGATHAPILNISSPLEFRRAYDTAAQHIEA